CGGGAACTTCAGATTCATCGAATCGGATAAAGGCAATTTTGCTGCCATCCGGTGACCAATCAAAGGCTTTGGACATGGAAAACTCTTCTTCATACACCCAATCCGCTGCACCGTTGATGATATGGTTCCATTTTCCATCGGTGGTAATTTGGGTTACTTGGCCATTGGCAAGTTCGGCTATATATAGGTTATTATCCTTGACAAATGCGACTTTTTCGTTGTCGGGAGAAAGGGTGGCATACATGATTTTTTCCCCGTTCATAAGTTTTTGTGTATTCCCGGATTGGAGGTCGATCACATGAAAAATCCCTTTACTCGATCTTCTATAAATACTTTCAACATCAGAAGCAACCAAAGCCTTGGTCTCATCCGGATTGAAAGCATAACTGGAAAAATTGATTCCCAAAGCTCCTCCATCTATCAGGACTCCTGCTTCTTCTCCCGTGGCAACATTTATTTTGACCACTTTTGGACCGCTCAATCCTCTTTGCAATGAACTGTAAAACTGTCCATCTTTCATCCAATTGATCCCATTGACTGATTTTTGGGAAAAGTTGTTGGATTTGAAGACATCTTCAAGACTGACTTTCTTTTTTTGTTGGGCAAGTGCCAAACCACTCCATAGGATAGAAATGATCAGAAGGGTAGATTTGATTGTATTCATTTAAGGCTTAGTTTTAAATAGATTTCAAAAGTAGAAAAAATGGAATGAAGCAAAAAAAATATTATTTGACTGGATTCAATGAAGAAATTGCAGATGATTCAATCGGTGTTTGCTTCTAGTTTTATTCTTTCACCACTTTTAGTGCCTCTGAATTTAATTCCGTTTTCGATTATCAAAACTTCTCCATATTCCCCGTTTTTGACACTTGAATCCACCCCGATTATTTTTCCTCCAAAATGAGTCGTGACAGTTTCAAATGAGGTATGCCCTACGATGATCCGGTTGGTTTTGAAAAAGGCCAATGTTTCATCTATAAATTGCTCTGTCAATGCACCCTCTTCAAAATAACCCCGATACCATACGGGACCATCCACACCTGTCAAAAACAAGTAATCTTCTTCTTGGTTGGGTTTTATGGGTAAAGGACTTAAAATCTGATCAAAAAATATCTTGTTCACTTTTTTGGCATCGTAACCCCGGTTGAAGAATTCAGGTGATATTCCGGCATGGACAAAGAGCAGGTCATTGATGGATACGATAGTAGGGCATTGTCTGATCCAATGGCCTAATACAGAATTGAAACCGTACAAGTCTGTGAAGCTGGTACCCATGATTTCTGCAGCTTGGACATATTTTTGGTTCATATATCTATGGTCCCCAGTCAAAACCATCAGTTCATGATTGCCTAAAAGATAGTGGAGTTTACCCCCTGCTTTTATAGCCTGTTGCTCCAATTTAAATGCAAGCCATAAAATTTCCGTGACTTTATCTCCTCGGTCCAGAATATCTCCATTGATGACCAAATGACCTTTTCCATATTTCCAGTTCAGGTTTTCATCAATGACTCCTTGATTTTTCAATAATTCCACCATTAGATCATATTGGCCATGGATATCGGAAATGACAGTAATATTGGAAACCTTAGAATACTTTTGGGTTGTTCCGGCTGTTTTTAAAAAACTGTTTGTCAGTACTTCAGTATCCACACCCAATCCCAAATATTTCTTTGGAAAGTCAAGATTCAGATTTTCCTGATGTTTCAATTTGCCGTTTTCTACCCATTTGGCATGTAATTTACCATCCAGCCAATAAATGTACGGTGGTTCGGAAATCCCTGTATCGGTTTTTTGAGCATGAACATGTATTGAAAATGCTATAAAAATCAATAAGGATAAGATAATTATGAGAAGACGATTCATAGCCATTTCAATATAAATCTTTTTTTTCAAAATCAACTCAAATTCAATTAGCCTTTGTCATTTTAAAAACATGGTTTGAATCAATTCATTGGAGGAAACCGGAACCTGCTGCCATCCTTTAGACCACGATAGAAGGTCCTATCCTCGATAATGAGAACTTCTCCATTTTGTCCTTCTTTTATATTTGAGTCTACGGCGATAATTTTTCCACCCAAAAGTAGGGTAATCGACCGGACGGAAGTATGGCCTATGATGATTCTATTGGTCCCAAAGTATTCCAAGATGCTATCCATATCTCGCATCCCGATGTTATTTTGCTCAAAATAT
This window of the Aquiflexum balticum DSM 16537 genome carries:
- a CDS encoding metallophosphoesterase, translated to MNRLLIIILSLLIFIAFSIHVHAQKTDTGISEPPYIYWLDGKLHAKWVENGKLKHQENLNLDFPKKYLGLGVDTEVLTNSFLKTAGTTQKYSKVSNITVISDIHGQYDLMVELLKNQGVIDENLNWKYGKGHLVINGDILDRGDKVTEILWLAFKLEQQAIKAGGKLHYLLGNHELMVLTGDHRYMNQKYVQAAEIMGTSFTDLYGFNSVLGHWIRQCPTIVSINDLLFVHAGISPEFFNRGYDAKKVNKIFFDQILSPLPIKPNQEEDYLFLTGVDGPVWYRGYFEEGALTEQFIDETLAFFKTNRIIVGHTSFETVTTHFGGKIIGVDSSVKNGEYGEVLIIENGIKFRGTKSGERIKLEANTD